The sequence GCCGATCCTGGCAACGTGAACGCGCCATCGGCACTGGTAGTCACGACCGCCGATCGCACATCACAGGTGGCTTTTTTTATCGTATCTTCAAAGCAAACACGCGCGTTTTGATAATAGCCGCCGATTACCTGGCCGTTAGTGGTTGTAACGCTATCGCTCGTTTTCCCAACATCGCCAGTCGGGTTTCCGTTATCGAGGCCATTTCCAATGCTGCTACATGCGCTCAAGGCAATGGAGAAAATAACCAGCAGAGGCGATAATTTCAGCGCGTGAATTGATTGGTTCATGGGTTCTCTTGGATCACAGAAAAAGGCTACTCTATCTTTCCGGTAGGTCGATGCTCGGAAATGAGTATCACGGAATGGCTCACATAGTAATAGTATAAGAAAAAGGCGAGGAACGGTCACCCTTAGCTCGGAGCACCCACCCGGTTCGCCGCTTCTACGTCTGCCTCCAAGGACAGCCACTCAACCCACTTTCCCGTTAGTTACTTCTAAATCCGACGAGATATTTGCAACAACCATCAGCTGAAGATGATCTCTATCGCCATGGGCAACCAATTGCACCTCCGATTTCGTTTGCGCTACTTTTATAGCACAAGCAAGCGCAAGCCACGGTGCGACGTCTTTTGTATCGCCAATACTGTTATCGAGATCGTAAATCGGTGCAAATATTTTTTCTTTCACCAAGCAGGATGTCAGGAAACCAGATTTTTCAATATCAAAACCAGTTTTCCATGTACGCACTACATCGGTTGCAGCAACTTTTCCCCACTTCAACCCATATTCGAGTACATGATTAATTGCATCAAACTTGCCGTGCATTGGTCGATGAATATTGGCAATCGGGGCTAACTTATATTGTTTCGCCATTGCCACCGGTGCGATGAGTAATGCGACACCTGCTTCTGCACTTTTTTCTGGTGGCGCGTTATTCAACAACCGATTCAGTTGAACAAACACCATTAACTTTGCCTCGTGACTCGCAGGCGTGTTAGTGCTATCTAGCCATTGGTCTAATGCCATCAGATCTTTTATCTTGCCTATCTTGACCGTTACCTTGACAGGTAAGTTGTATGCGGCCCAACGGGACTGCCATAGCTCTAAAGTGGTAGCAGGTAGGGCAGAACCGGATAAATCAAGATGCACCGTCAGTCGCAAAGTGGAAGGCAGAGTACGCAACGTATTAGACATATCGCTCAGTAATTGATCAAATAGCCATCCGGTAAGTTGCGCTTGCCGCTCTTTATCGTTTGTCGGCTTGGTTTTTAGTTCTTCTTGCAACGGAGCCAACCATCTCACTTTCATAGGCGCGGTGTCAATTTTTGGGAGCCGTTGAGTAGCGAGGCTTAAGGCTCCAGACAACAGACCGGTAAGTGCGTTCTCTTTTTCATCTGCTGAAAAAATATATGCTGAACCCAGCACACTTAACGGTTGCGCTGCGTCATCGAATACTTTTGCAATATGTTGCTCACGCGCCTCGTTCCACGCAATCGCATCAAGACGTCGGCCCTCATAAACGCTGTAGCGACGCAATACTACAAAAGCGGCAATTCCCATCGGACAAACCGTCACGCAAGACCAGAACCACGGTGTTTGCGTAGATTCACCTTTTGGCCATAACATCAAGACTGCGAAAATGCCCGACAACGTCAGAACAAAAAATACGATCGACCAGATCAAACGCGACGGTGGATTGTTTGGTACTTCTTCCAATGGTGGTAACAGCAAAAAATTGACAGGCATTATTATTACCCGTTCAGAAACCGTTGAGTCGTGGCCGCACGGTGCGTGATACCACATCCCATAACGCAAGGGCTTCGCCTTCGGTCAATGACGCTTTTACGAGCGATTGGCCCTGCATCGATTTATAGAGTGCACCGGTATCCATCGTCAAATTAACGAAGGGTTCTTTCACATGATCGGAACGTGAGTTGGCTTCTAGTGAAAAGTAATTACCAATTACCTTGGCAGCGGTAGTGCCAGACAACAGCCATTCCTCAGCTTGCATGTCCTGCAATTCTACCGTCCCCTTGCGTACAGTTCTGCCACCAGGACTCGACATTATGTATTCATCGATTTGACCTCCGCGTTGTAAAAGCGTAATGGCGTCATGCCCATTGGTATCAGTATCGATATTAAAAAAGACGTCGGGATAGGCGGGGAGCGAAAAAGCGGTATTGGTTTCCTCCTCGTCCTGCGCTTTCGCCGACCAGAATCCCCCCTTGAAACACACACCCGGTTCAGTCGGAATGTCATCATTTTCACGACCACGGACTTTATCCAGCAAGTCAAATATCAACCAGGTTTTTTGCGGAACGTTATTGCCTATCGATTGCATGGTTGCGTCGTCTTTGTAAGCTGAAGTAGTTACATCGTTCGCACCTGTTTGCAATTTAATGCGATACCCGCCATCCCATTTGTAGGCTTCAATTACGCGACTAATATTTTCATCATAGGTATTTTCAAGATGAATAAAATAGTGCGTATTCACGCTGCGTGCCGAACCATGCGCTAACAAAAACTTATAGCCGTCTTGATGTTTCGTAGTCAATAATTCCGCTTCACGATTTGCCACATCACGCCGATATTCTTCCACTGACATTGCCTTTGCATCAAACTCAACCCCCATTATCTTTGCGCCACCCGTAATGGACACGTCGGCGGGCATATCGATTAAGTAGCGTCCAACACATTGCGTTTTTAAATTACTGGTTAGTTTGTTCAAGGTGTTTTTCTCCTGCTCGGTTAGTGGTGCGGGCTGGTGTGAACATGCGGCTAGCGCCAGGGTCAATACCAGGCCGCCGATGAAGCTGGCGCTGGTTAATCTCATTCCTTGTACTCGAGCGTCGTACCCTTGACGTTCTGGGCTATTCTGGTGATCGCCCAAAGGGTAAACATTTGCTGGGGCGTCGGCTTGGCGCCGTCTCCAGATGACGATCTGAATGCACTTTCATGCTCTACATTTGCATAAGATACGCATGCCTTTACGCGGTGTCCCGGGGCGCCGCCGGAACGTATCGGGACGGTACCATCGCCGTTATCACGGGCTTCTCTCATGATATAAGTCGGCGATATCTCGACACCGTTGCTGCGTTGTAGCAACGTTTGTTCGCCAGTGCCATTGTCTGTCACGACTTTTCCGGTCGACATGTCGTCAATTTTTCCTCCCAAACCAAGGCTACGCGCCATGATGGGAAGTCTCCGTTCCCAGACGACATCGCCCCAGGTTTTATGGCTCGCGTCGTCGCCGTAAAAGGCATAGGTGTGCGGGTGATATTTATTGGCAATTTTTTTGTGAAATACTTTCACTTTTTTGAAAATGATGTCAGTATAATTTTTCCAATCCCATTCAACGGTCTGCTTTCCCTTGTCTAGTGGATTGATTAATTTATCGTCACACAGCCCCCACCATTGACCGCGTTGTGCGTAAATTTCCTTATAGGGATCGGTCTCGGGCAAACTCACCACGCTGTTGCCGTCTTTAATTCTGAGCCAATTCATTCCATATTCCACGCTAGGCAACAATTGCAACGGCCCGGGTGACTGCGCAAAAACGGCTGTCATTGTTGCGGCGTCCGGACCAAGTGCGATCCCGGCCATACCGGCGGTACCAGCTTTTATTCGCTTGTACACAATCGCCGCACCGGTGCTTGGCATGACACCGTGAACAATGCCCAAAATTTTATCGCGCTGACCACCGTTTAACACTTCCGAGTAATGGCGGGCAACCAGGCCGCCCATAGAATGCGTAACGATAATCACCTGCTCACAGCGATAGCGAAACGTCTCTCGATAATATGCGATGAATTCATCAATTTTTTTCGCCAGGGTTTCGGCAGAATCGGCATTTGATTGCAGCCAGTTATAACCCACTGCGTGAACCGGAAACTGGTATTTGCACCCAAGCGACCATTCCTCTCTGGTCAACGGTTCCACTCCCTGAGCCTTGGCAACCAGCTCCTGCATCAGACTGGCACGCAAGCCTTTACGTCCATACTCGGTGTCGGCATGTCCATCATTTAAAGCATTCTCCAGCCATACCAATGATTCACCATAACTCAAATAGGCGACTTCTCCCCAACCACGGCGACGTAATTCCGCTTCGGTATGTAGCTTGCGGTCGAGCGTGTAGGTTTGGCCGACGAGAATATTGCCGCCGGCATATACGGTTGTCTTCGTGGGATCGAGTTTTTGCTTGCGCGTCGCTGCGCCTTTTCCAGCCCAGTCCGACGCGACTCCTAGCGATCCATTAACTAACCAGATAGCTTTACCATGATTGGGATCACGTTCATCATCAACTTGCAGGTTCGTCCCCATGACTCCCGGCACAAAAATCACAGGAATTATACGATCGGGCACCATGTGACAAATGGCGATACTATCGTCCGGTGGGGAGCCTACGGATGTGTAATGAACCGATCCATCGTCAGCTATCACCGCAGGAATAATACGTCTGATAGTAGCCATGATTAAAACCCATTCGGTCGAGGAATTAGCGTGCGCGAGACTACATCCCATAAGGCTAAGGCTTCGCCTTCAGACAACGATGCTTCTTGGAGTGACGCAGCTTTCATTAGATGATTAGAAGAAGCCGTGTTCATTGATAACCAGATATAGGGCTCGTCGTTATTGCTTAGCTTGGAATTAGCTTCAAGCATAAATATATTGCCAATTGTTTTTAGTGGTGTCACGCCGGCGATTAGCCACTCTTCCGCTTGCATGCTTTGCAGCTTTATTCGACCTTTGCGCACCGTTTTTCCGTCCGGTGTATTTTTGAGGACTTGATTAATCTGACTGCCCCGCTGCAAGAGGGTGTCGGATTCGTGCGTATTTGTATTGGTCTCAAAACCAAAATCCACATCCGGGTGATTACGTAGCACAAATTGTGCACCTGCCTCCTCATTATCTCCAGCCTTCCCTTGCCAAAATCCCCCCTTGAAACACACCCCCGGTTCAGTCGGAATGTCATCATCATCACGACCACGGACTTTATCCAGCAAGTCAAATATCAACCAGGTTTTTTGCGGAACGTTATTGCCTATCGATTGCATGGTTGCGTCGTCTTTGTAAGCTGAAGTAGTGACATCGTTCGCACCTGTTTGCAATTTAATGCGATACCCGCCATCCCATTTGTAGGCTTCAATTACGCGACTAATATTCTCATCATAGGTGTTCTCAAGATGAATAAAATAGTGCGTATTCAAGCCGCGTGCCGAACCATGCGCTAACAAAAACTTATAGCCGTCTTGATGTTTGGTAGCAAGTAATTCCGCTTCACGATTTACCACATCACGTCGATATTCTTCCACTGACATTGCCTTTGCATCAAACTCAACCCCCATTATCTTTGCGCCACCCGTAATGGACACGTCGGCTGGCATATCGATTAAGTAGCGTCCAACACATTGCGTTTTTAAATTACTGGTTAAGTCGTTCACGGTGTTTTTCTCCTGCTCGGTTAGTGGTGCGGGCTGGTGTGAACATGCGGCTAGCGCCAGGGTCAGTATTAGTCCTGCGATCGCGCAGAAAATGTTTTGCATCATATTTTTCCAGGCCTGCGTGATTACTCGGGGTCAATGCGCAAGCGCACCTTATCGGTGAATAGCATTTTTTGTAGTCCTGTTCTGCCTTCGCTATCAGTCATGCCTTTGGTCACGCTCCCATCTTCGTGGATCACAGAAAATCCGCGATTTTTTATTGGACTATCGTCATGTCGCCATGTCATGCTGAACTGTTCGTCAAACGGGATGTGCTTCCAAGAATTCATCGATTCAGCCAATGAACTTGGCCCCTGTCGTCGAAACGCAGCAGATTTTATTTCAAGATCACCTCGCGTACCTTGCTCGATGCCGGTAGCCGATATCTTTAAGTACGAACCACCGCAGGTAAGTAATAGCTCCTCCTTTGCAGAAATAGTGATGCGGCCATTGACGCTGCTAATCTTCATATCTTGGTCCGATAGCAGACTCATCTTGTCGCGTTGTGCTTGTATTTCCACCTTACCTTTAGCCGCATACAGCTTCATTCCGAGCTTCTGCGCAAACAGCGATATCGCTTCACCGGCGGCAACAGTCAATTTTTTCATGACACCGATATCGGCGTTGCCACCAGCCGTAGCGATGATGTTTTCTGCTGCGCTAATCTGTAGATGCTCACCTGACACCAGCCCGATACCAGCCGGGGAACTGATCAAAATTCCAGCTTTCTTTAAGCTTGATAATGTGTCGTTGAAGAGCGCCTGCTGCTTCGTGTAATCGACGGAAATGGCCTCTGCTGCTTTGGCCGCAGCACCAAGCGCTTCCATTTGTTGCAGAGCCTGTTGCAGCAATGCTTGCGCAGCCTGCATATCAAGCTGCTCCCCATTCGCCAGCGGCTGCACATCCGCTGACAATAGAATGCCTTTCCCGCCGCGCAGGCTCAGATGGTCATCGGTGCGCAACTCGGCACCGGCACCGCGCTGGGTATTTTTATGATCGACCAGATGTCCAAGATTGAGCTGGCTCTTGCCGAACTCGGTAGCCAGCTTGATGTGTTCTTGTCCTTTCCAGTCTTCCATCCGCAGCTTGTTGTTACGCTGGGTCCGGATCACATTGCGACTGTTGCGGCGGTCTTTGGCGGTGATCAGATCGCTGTTTTGGCTATCGTGCAGCGCCGCCGCAATATAAGGGCGGTCGGGATCGCCATCGTGGAACGCGACCGCTACAGCGGTGCCGTCGATTAACGGGAAGTGAAAGCCGGTTTGCAGGCTCCCTGCAAACGGTTTCGCCAGCCGCATGCGGCAGCTGCTTGGCGCATTGGCCGTTTTAGGATCGCGGTCGAAATCGAACTGCACCACATAATCGCCGTTGAGATCGATATAGGCGTAAGGGTATTTATTGGGTGAGGCGATGCGGGCGCTGACCGTGCCGCTGATTTTTGGCCAGTCTGCTTCGTTCAATGGCAGGCGATAAATCCGGTCCGACGGAATTGCGGT is a genomic window of Glaciimonas sp. PAMC28666 containing:
- a CDS encoding T6SS immunity protein Tli4 family protein, giving the protein MMQNIFCAIAGLILTLALAACSHQPAPLTEQEKNTVNDLTSNLKTQCVGRYLIDMPADVSITGGAKIMGVEFDAKAMSVEEYRRDVVNREAELLATKHQDGYKFLLAHGSARGLNTHYFIHLENTYDENISRVIEAYKWDGGYRIKLQTGANDVTTSAYKDDATMQSIGNNVPQKTWLIFDLLDKVRGRDDDDIPTEPGVCFKGGFWQGKAGDNEEAGAQFVLRNHPDVDFGFETNTNTHESDTLLQRGSQINQVLKNTPDGKTVRKGRIKLQSMQAEEWLIAGVTPLKTIGNIFMLEANSKLSNNDEPYIWLSMNTASSNHLMKAASLQEASLSEGEALALWDVVSRTLIPRPNGF
- a CDS encoding T6SS immunity protein Tli4 family protein, with translation MRLTSASFIGGLVLTLALAACSHQPAPLTEQEKNTLNKLTSNLKTQCVGRYLIDMPADVSITGGAKIMGVEFDAKAMSVEEYRRDVANREAELLTTKHQDGYKFLLAHGSARSVNTHYFIHLENTYDENISRVIEAYKWDGGYRIKLQTGANDVTTSAYKDDATMQSIGNNVPQKTWLIFDLLDKVRGRENDDIPTEPGVCFKGGFWSAKAQDEEETNTAFSLPAYPDVFFNIDTDTNGHDAITLLQRGGQIDEYIMSSPGGRTVRKGTVELQDMQAEEWLLSGTTAAKVIGNYFSLEANSRSDHVKEPFVNLTMDTGALYKSMQGQSLVKASLTEGEALALWDVVSRTVRPRLNGF
- a CDS encoding type VI secretion system Vgr family protein, which produces MGMNALATSRGLPSLQPYTLTIPRAAAVTPGFSIVQFEGSEEMGQPNCFVLRVTHPLPDLPRSSFVGMPATFTIAPPTLPGLPILGIGRKMQGIISGFNTLSSNRDVSTYEIVLESSLARLRNVTRCRLFLNQTFPQVIESILREYGFDKDTARFSFTLYRSYEQRPIVIQWQENDLAFIQRLCRRSGIWFRMDAGDFGEVVHFGDDLTHYRRTPALSAPMSEQAGLESVGAEAVHAFETHAKSIPQSFIVRDVNRLVAPHAIETEVNLMHNDKTTFGHSTAYGTLHLDPVQAEWEGQLRHEAALCEQVLYQGKSNVLHLAPGAVFRFTNKVLPDAEYGQLITKITHHGARDSAYHNSYTAIPSDRIYRLPLNEADWPKISGTVSARIASPNKYPYAYIDLNGDYVVQFDFDRDPKTANAPSSCRMRLAKPFAGSLQTGFHFPLIDGTAVAVAFHDGDPDRPYIAAALHDSQNSDLITAKDRRNSRNVIRTQRNNKLRMEDWKGQEHIKLATEFGKSQLNLGHLVDHKNTQRGAGAELRTDDHLSLRGGKGILLSADVQPLANGEQLDMQAAQALLQQALQQMEALGAAAKAAEAISVDYTKQQALFNDTLSSLKKAGILISSPAGIGLVSGEHLQISAAENIIATAGGNADIGVMKKLTVAAGEAISLFAQKLGMKLYAAKGKVEIQAQRDKMSLLSDQDMKISSVNGRITISAKEELLLTCGGSYLKISATGIEQGTRGDLEIKSAAFRRQGPSSLAESMNSWKHIPFDEQFSMTWRHDDSPIKNRGFSVIHEDGSVTKGMTDSEGRTGLQKMLFTDKVRLRIDPE
- a CDS encoding triacylglycerol lipase, whose product is MATIRRIIPAVIADDGSVHYTSVGSPPDDSIAICHMVPDRIIPVIFVPGVMGTNLQVDDERDPNHGKAIWLVNGSLGVASDWAGKGAATRKQKLDPTKTTVYAGGNILVGQTYTLDRKLHTEAELRRRGWGEVAYLSYGESLVWLENALNDGHADTEYGRKGLRASLMQELVAKAQGVEPLTREEWSLGCKYQFPVHAVGYNWLQSNADSAETLAKKIDEFIAYYRETFRYRCEQVIIVTHSMGGLVARHYSEVLNGGQRDKILGIVHGVMPSTGAAIVYKRIKAGTAGMAGIALGPDAATMTAVFAQSPGPLQLLPSVEYGMNWLRIKDGNSVVSLPETDPYKEIYAQRGQWWGLCDDKLINPLDKGKQTVEWDWKNYTDIIFKKVKVFHKKIANKYHPHTYAFYGDDASHKTWGDVVWERRLPIMARSLGLGGKIDDMSTGKVVTDNGTGEQTLLQRSNGVEISPTYIMREARDNGDGTVPIRSGGAPGHRVKACVSYANVEHESAFRSSSGDGAKPTPQQMFTLWAITRIAQNVKGTTLEYKE